TGTTTCTGCTTCAAGGGGCCTGGGTCACTCTATTACTGACGTTTTGGTCGATGCTGCTGGGCACCGTTATGGGCGTCTCTTGCGGGCTACTCCGTGCACTGCTGCCCCGTGCAACTATTCCGCTGGGGTGGTTTCTGGATATCTTTCGCAGCGTGCCGCTGCTGATCCAGTTTGTGCTGTTCAATTCGCTCAAGAGCATTGTCGGTTTGGACTGGAGCGCCTTTACCGTTGGCTGTGTCGTACTTGGCGTCTATGTAGCCGCCTTCTGCACCGAGATTGTGCGCAGCGGCGTGCTATCGGTGCCCCAGAACCTACGTTTAGCCAGCCGTTCGCTGGGCATGACCTACTGGCAAGATCTGCGCTACGTAGTGATGCCATTAGCAACGCGTGTCGCTTTTCCCGGCTGGCTGAATCTCTCCCTCTCAGCCATGAAAGACACCGCGTTAGTGATGTGGATCGGCATCATTGAATTACTCCGTGCCTCCCAGGCCATCGTCACACGCATTCAGGAGCCACTGCTGGTGCTGTGCATCGCAGGGCTTATCTATTACCTCATCAGCTTGGTGGTTTCCCGCCTAGGCGCCCAAGTGGAAAAAAGGTGGCAGCAGAATGATTGAGATCGAAAAAGTACATAAGTCGTTTAAAGACCTGGAAGTGATCAAAGGCGTTGACCTAACCGTTCAAAAGGGCGAAGTGGTCTCGATTGTAGGGGGCTCCGGCTCGGGGAAGTCAACTTTGCTGATGTGTATCAACGGGCTGGAAAATATCCAGGGCGGATCAATCAGGGTTGATGGCACCGAGGTACATGCCAAGGGCACCGACATTAATAAGCTGCGGCAGAAGATTGGCA
This Vreelandella neptunia DNA region includes the following protein-coding sequences:
- a CDS encoding amino acid ABC transporter permease is translated as MFSNGFMFSTSFTWNDLLFLLQGAWVTLLLTFWSMLLGTVMGVSCGLLRALLPRATIPLGWFLDIFRSVPLLIQFVLFNSLKSIVGLDWSAFTVGCVVLGVYVAAFCTEIVRSGVLSVPQNLRLASRSLGMTYWQDLRYVVMPLATRVAFPGWLNLSLSAMKDTALVMWIGIIELLRASQAIVTRIQEPLLVLCIAGLIYYLISLVVSRLGAQVEKRWQQND